A genome region from Nicotiana tabacum cultivar K326 chromosome 13, ASM71507v2, whole genome shotgun sequence includes the following:
- the LOC107777142 gene encoding AP2-like ethylene-responsive transcription factor BBM1, with translation MASSMNNWLGFSLSPHEELTSQTSQEISGSVDVSGECFDLTSHDSTLPSLNVVPHTPFGIFEAFNRNHQSQDWSSHDPNYKTTSEMSMLMGISCNTSQHLENQEPPKLENFLGIGEVQNNNNNNINGDYSIYSSVTSTTNNIGSNTNNNNTIGLSMIKNWLRNNPNTSTPSLQDDKKEGEGVVVGGGNNAQSLSLSMSTGGGGGGGGENSCSSENNKQQENANGTNGSIDAQNNGAIEAVPRKSIDTFGQRTSIYRGVTRHRWTGRYEAHLWDNSCRREGQTRKGRQVYLGGYDKEEKAARAYDLAALKYWGPTTTTNFPISNYEKELDEMKHMTRQEYVASLRRKSSGFSRGASIYRGVTRHHQHGRWQARIGRVAGNKDLYLGTFSTQEEAAEAYDIAAIKFRGLNAVTNFEINRYDVKSILESSTLPIGGAAKRLKDAEQADQIALDYQRVSQENIGSHLTNGTISSYGANANHIWSNIAFQQAQAQPLNMHYPYSQQQQQQQRLWCKQEVQDSDHLSSTQNFQDFHQLQHGNIAHNFLQPTSALHNLMGLDTSSTSMEHNNVTYQGVGYASSPSGGFALPQLSQGNGYGENEVKQQLGNENIFGYYHSQQSTSNGLVKVAGLYDHQESVNCNNWMSTAVPALASRNNTVAICHGGAPTFTVWNDT, from the exons ATGGCTTCATCTATGAACAACTGGTTAGGATTCTCTCTTTCACCACATGAGGAATTAACATCACAAACATCTCAAGAAATATCAGGTTCAGTTGATGTTTCAGGAGAATGCTTTGATCTTACTTCTCATGACTCTACACTTCCTTCTCTTAATGTTGTTCCTCATACCCCTTTTGGTATTTTTGAAGCTTTCAACAGAAATCATCAATCACAAG ATTGGAGCTCTCATGATCCTAACTACAAAACAACATCAGAGATGTCAATGCTAATGGGTATTTCATGCAATACTAGCCAACATCTTGAAAATCAAGAACCACCAAAACTAGAAAACTTCCTTGGTATTGGTGaagtacaaaacaacaacaacaacaacattaatGGAGATTATAGTATTTATTCTAGTGTTACTAGTACCACTAACAATATTGGAAGTAacactaataataataatactatagGGCTTTCTATGATCAAGAATTGGTTAAGAAATAACCCTAATACAAGCACCCCATCATTACAAGATGATAAAAAGGAGGGGGAGGGTgtggtggtgggtggtggtaaTAATGCACAGTCCTTGTCACTTTCTATGAGCACCGGTGGTGGCGGTGGCGGTGGTGGAGAGAATAGTTGCTCGTCGGAAAATAACAAACAACAAGAGAATGCAAATGGTACAAATGGTAGTATTGATGCACAAAATAATGGTGCAATAGAAGCAGTACCTCGGAAATCTATTGATACTTTTGGCCAAAGAACTTCGATTTACCGTGGTGTTACAAG GCATAGGTGGACGGGGAGATATGAGGCACATTTGTGGGATAATAGTTGCAGAAGAGAGGGACAAACTCGCAAAGGAAGGCAAG TTTATTTGG GAGGGTATGATAAAGAAGAAAAGGCAGCTCGAGCTTATGATTTAGCAGCACTGAAGTATTGGGGTCCGACAACTACCACCAATTTCCCA ATTAGTAATTATGAGAAAGAGCTGGATGAAATGAAGCATATGACTAGACAAGAGTATGTGGCATCTTTGCGAAG GAAGAGTAGTGGGTTCTCTCGTGGTGCATCCATTTATCGAGGTGTTACAAG GCACCATCAACATGGAAGATGGCAAGCAAGAATTGGACGAGTTGCTGGAAACAAGGATCTTTATCTTGGCACTTTCA GCACACAAGAAGAAGCTGCAGAGGCTTATGACATAGCAGCAATCAAATTCCGTGGACTAAATGCAGTAACCAACTTTGAAATAAACCGATACGACGTAAAAAGCATATTAGAGAGCAGTACCTTACCTATTGGAGGTGCAGCTAAACGTCTCAAAGATGCTGAACAAGCTGATCAAATTGCTCTAGATTATCAAAGAGTTAGTCAAGAAAACATTGGATCTCATCTCACAAATGGAACAATTAGTAGCTATGGCGCGAACGCGAATCATATCTGGTCTAACATTGCATTCCAACAAGCTCAGGCTCAGCCATTGAATATGCATTACCCTTATagccaacaacaacagcaacaacaaaggCTATGGTGCAAACAAGAAGTTCAAGATTCTGATCATTTGAGTAGTACTCAAaattttcaagattttcatcaactTCAACATGGGAATATTGCTCATAATTTCTTGCAACCAACTTCAGCTTTACACAATCTTATGGGATTGGATACTTCTTCTACTTCAATGGAACATAATAATGTTACATATCAAGGAGTTGGATATGCAAGTAGTCCCAGTGGTGGATTTGCGTTGCCACAATTGAGCCAAGGTAATGGATATGGAGAGAATGAAGTGAAGCAACAACTTGGTAATGAGAATATATTTGGTTACTATCATTCTCAACAATCAACATCTAATGGCTTAGTAAAGGTGGCCGGTCTTTATGATCATCAGGAGTCTGTTAATTGTAACAATTGGATGTCAACAGCTGTTCCTGCTCTCGCTTCAAGGAATAATACTGTCGCTATTTGTCATGGTGGGGCCCCCACTTTCACTGTGTGGAATGACACATAG
- the LOC142168342 gene encoding uncharacterized protein LOC142168342 — MGDIKDEIIYWRSAVICYVLGSNPPQTVMEGYFKRVGGALGIDKIAQVIRGIFIVRFHSMENKEKVVEEGIRIFDKKPIVVKPWRHVIRLDKQVVDKIPVWIRLMNLDIKYWGQNTLTKIAGMIGNPLKADRTTTQKERLQYARILVEVEPNQMYRDMVMFENECGVIIDKEVRYEWKPVFCKSCGNFGHDIREYRMQLRQTKVVKEINKESGNMRNTNSYKEREEPDEQ, encoded by the coding sequence ATGGGAGACATAAAAGATGAGATAATCTACTGGAGATCTGCTGTAATTTGTTACGTGCTGGGTTCAAATCCACCACAAACAGTTATGGAGGGCTACTTCAAAAGAGTTGGGGGAGCACTGGGAATAGATAAAATAGCTCAGGTAATCAGGGGTATATTCATAGTAAGATTCCACTCAATGGAGAATAAGGAGAAGGTGGTGGAGGAAGGAATTAGAATATTCGACAAAAAACCAATTGTGGTTAAACCATGGAGACATGTTATTAGACTTGATAAGCAGGTAGTTGATAAAATTCCTGTATGGATTAGATTGATGAACCTGGATATCAAATATTGGGGACAAAATACTCTAACAAAAATAGCAGGAATGATTGGTAATCCTCTGAAAGCGGACAGAACAACAACACAAAAGGAGAGGTTGCAATATGCAAGAATTCTGGTTGAAGTAGAACCAAACCAGATGTATCGAGATATGGTGATGTTTGAGAATGAATGTGGAGTGATCATTGATAAAGAGGTTAGATATGAATGGAAACCAGTATTTTGTAAATCATGTGGCAACTTTGGACATGATATCAGAGAATATAGGATGCAATTAAGGCAGACCAAAGTGGTAAAGGAAATTAACAAGGAATCAGGCAATATGAGGAATACAAATAGCTACAAAGAGAGGGAAGAACCAGATGAACAATAA